A section of the Deltaproteobacteria bacterium genome encodes:
- a CDS encoding cohesin domain-containing protein, which yields MAAVRTGDKLAAQGRWDEALNKYSEAYERAPQNKEFRLKMELAKYETAMIHFKKGSELLEKKDYDRAILEFQFASTLNPSLKRANYLIVEAKKRKDALFYYNSGIDFLKSKKSGEAAIAFKRALSLDPALEEARQEMDKLKVEKKTMMGGYELNLKSEKPITLKFKDTNIKDIFDIIAKLSGISFIFDDAVKKQRASIYIEDATFNQALELLLMTNKLFKKVVNENTIIIIPDTKQKRQQYQDLMIHTFYLSNLEAKKAVNLLRTLLQIKSIYVNEALNTIVIRDTPEVIELAQKLLAANDLTDAEIMLEVEILEIQKSAAENLGLNLSKDSASGGLFSLDKDDSLTYNDLKNASMSDMVFTIPDIIINLQKSAGNANLLANPKIRVANEKKAKIHIGDRVPIITSTVNNGVTTENVQYVDIGVKLNVEPVIHLDNEVTLKISLEISSLGKETKTAQSTVYQIGTRNAETELRLYNGETQVIGGLINDTERETIVKIPFFGDIPVLGRLFSSVSNSASKTDIVLSLTPHIIRGREVADAEITSIWSGRAQEFSSKAPFEEFAPDEMAFPIPEPGQENQDAVPGGIPVPLPPEAAIEPSDVSLTISGPQSVVKGENFTISIDINSNRNVVSVPFYLRYDQNLVSFIKASEGDFMKQDGKSATFLTSNDAKKGRLIVGNSRLGDRKGISGSGQVMTVDFQADSSGQARFFFENYRLIDGQGKKIETKVFDKTINII from the coding sequence ATGGCAGCGGTAAGAACCGGTGATAAGCTCGCTGCCCAGGGGAGATGGGATGAAGCGCTTAATAAATATAGCGAGGCTTATGAGCGTGCCCCTCAAAATAAGGAATTCCGTCTCAAGATGGAGCTGGCAAAGTATGAAACGGCCATGATTCATTTTAAAAAAGGTAGTGAACTCCTTGAAAAGAAGGATTATGACAGAGCAATTCTTGAGTTTCAGTTTGCCTCTACCTTAAATCCTTCGCTTAAACGGGCGAATTACCTCATTGTGGAGGCTAAAAAAAGGAAGGACGCCCTGTTTTACTATAATTCGGGTATTGATTTTCTAAAATCGAAGAAATCGGGTGAAGCTGCCATAGCATTTAAGAGGGCCCTGTCACTTGACCCTGCATTGGAAGAGGCAAGGCAGGAGATGGATAAGCTCAAAGTAGAGAAAAAGACAATGATGGGCGGGTATGAGCTTAACCTTAAAAGCGAAAAACCGATAACGCTCAAATTCAAAGATACCAACATTAAGGATATATTTGATATTATTGCAAAACTGTCGGGAATCAGCTTTATCTTTGATGATGCTGTCAAAAAGCAAAGGGCCTCCATTTATATCGAAGATGCGACTTTTAATCAGGCGCTTGAACTGCTTCTGATGACTAACAAGCTTTTCAAGAAGGTCGTCAACGAAAATACGATCATTATCATTCCCGATACAAAGCAAAAAAGGCAGCAATATCAGGATCTCATGATCCATACCTTCTACCTGTCCAACCTTGAAGCCAAAAAAGCCGTTAACCTGCTTAGAACCTTGCTCCAGATAAAAAGCATTTATGTGAATGAAGCGCTAAATACCATCGTTATACGTGATACGCCGGAAGTTATCGAACTGGCTCAAAAGCTGCTTGCCGCCAACGATTTAACGGATGCGGAAATCATGCTTGAAGTGGAAATCCTGGAAATTCAAAAAAGTGCGGCTGAAAACCTGGGGCTTAATTTAAGTAAGGACTCGGCGTCCGGTGGACTTTTCAGTCTGGATAAAGATGATTCTCTCACATACAATGACCTGAAAAATGCGAGTATGTCGGATATGGTATTTACCATACCGGATATCATTATAAATTTACAAAAAAGTGCCGGCAACGCAAACCTTCTCGCCAATCCAAAAATCAGGGTGGCCAATGAGAAAAAAGCAAAAATTCATATCGGGGACAGGGTTCCTATTATCACTTCAACGGTGAATAACGGTGTTACGACTGAAAACGTTCAGTATGTTGATATTGGCGTCAAACTTAATGTAGAACCTGTTATTCACCTTGATAATGAAGTGACTCTAAAGATTAGCCTTGAAATCAGTTCTCTTGGAAAAGAGACAAAAACCGCACAAAGTACGGTTTATCAGATCGGCACAAGAAATGCCGAAACTGAACTTAGGCTCTATAATGGTGAGACTCAGGTTATCGGTGGCTTGATTAATGATACAGAGAGGGAAACGATAGTCAAAATTCCTTTTTTCGGAGATATCCCGGTGCTTGGCCGCCTCTTCTCTTCCGTGAGTAATTCAGCATCAAAAACGGACATTGTTTTATCCTTAACGCCCCATATCATAAGAGGGCGCGAAGTGGCGGATGCTGAAATTACCAGTATCTGGTCCGGCAGGGCCCAGGAGTTTTCTTCAAAAGCTCCCTTTGAAGAGTTTGCGCCAGATGAAATGGCATTCCCCATACCCGAACCGGGTCAGGAAAATCAGGATGCTGTCCCCGGAGGCATTCCTGTTCCTTTACCGCCTGAAGCCGCTATAGAGCCTTCAGATGTTTCTTTAACTATAAGTGGGCCTCAATCGGTTGTTAAGGGTGAAAATTTTACTATTTCTATCGACATCAATAGTAATAGAAACGTTGTTAGCGTTCCCTTCTATCTTCGTTATGATCAAAACCTGGTAAGTTTTATCAAGGCGTCGGAAGGTGACTTCATGAAGCAGGATGGCAAATCTGCCACATTTCT